TACCAAACACTGATGCACAAAATTCTCCCTGCAAGCGACTCTCTGAAACAATATACATAAAGCATTCTAATAAAAACAGCCCCTTCACGCATGATTTATGCATTTTATGAAACATCATTATTAGGGGGGATACCATGGTATGCAAACTGAAACAAATAGTCGATTTTGTCCGTGAATACAAACTGCTTGAGGATTTAGATGATGAAGCGATCACGGAGACTTTTCATACTTTTCCGCATTGTTGCTCATGGGACAAAGGACTGGGGTTTGCTGAACTCGACGAGAGTCGTCTCGACCTCGCTGTCGACAAAATAATGGAAGTTCTCGATGAATCCTACGATCATGAATACACCGCACCTCAGATCAAAGCGATTGCGACTTCATTTATGGGGATTTTTGAAGCTGCCGGTGCTCCCAAAAGTCCGGTACCTTTTGTCATTGTCATGCTGGCTAGGATTTAGAAAGATCAAAAGGAATGACGACTTTGAAAACAGGATACTACGAAATATGCTCATATTGACAAAAGAGAATTATGATAAAACCGTTCGGGAGAACGAGATAGTGGTTATCGATTTTTGGTCGCAGTGGTGTACTCCGTGCAAACAGTATGGACCGATATTTGAAAAAGTATCCGGAAAATACCCCGACATCACGTTTGCAAAACTCCATACGGAAGAGGAAACCGCTCTTTCAGACTATTTCTTTATCCAAAATCTTCCAACGACGGTACTTATGAAAGAGAAGACGGTTATTTTCAAAACACCGGGATTATTATCACAAGAGGAACTGATTGATCTCATTGAGCAGACAAAAGCGACCGATCTGGATAGGTTCCGTGCGGAAAAAGCAGCGAAAAAAGCAGCACGCAAGCAACAGCCATAAACCAATTCTTGACAATATAAAGCGATGCAGAAGGAAAGCAAATGCCATTAAATCGACTGAAACGATATTTCGAGGACTACACCTACATACGAAAAGGTCACTATCCCGTCACTGATTTGATTGTCTATGTGTACATGGGCGATGCGTGGACTGAAGCAAACAAAGCACAACAAATTGCCATCAGCGAGGGGCTCCTCAGATCAATCGAAGCAAAACATTTCGAACTCCGCAGAGAAGATATCGAACGTCTTTTTGAACTCTACGATCTTAAGGGTAAAGCGGAACGCGGTGAGCTGGCAGATGTTGTGATGCTGCAAACGGCATTTACACAGATCATCGAAAAGCATCGCTTATCGCACCAATCACCGTCTTAAGAGGTTTTAATTTTCCCCATTTAGCGATTTACGTTTACTGTATAAGTCCAAACGAATAAGTCACTTTTCTTTTAATATACCTATTGTATAAATATTTTTAAAACACCGTAAAATATTCTACTTTCAAATCCTAAGTGGGAAATTTCCCAATTTTATAGTATTATAAACTTTAATAACCAACAAGGATTTAAAGATGTTAACGTACACTAATTCTAAAAACTATTTACTACTCTGTGTTGCAGGCGTCATGGTTCAAGGTTGTGTTGCTTATGTTGATCCATATCAAGATACCGTAGTTCATACGAGATCACAAAGCTTTGTTGAAGAAAGACCGCCATTTTATGGATTAGACGTATATTATGATTATTATGACAAACCT
This genomic window from Sulfuricurvum sp. contains:
- a CDS encoding thioredoxin family protein — protein: MLILTKENYDKTVRENEIVVIDFWSQWCTPCKQYGPIFEKVSGKYPDITFAKLHTEEETALSDYFFIQNLPTTVLMKEKTVIFKTPGLLSQEELIDLIEQTKATDLDRFRAEKAAKKAARKQQP